One part of the Raphanus sativus cultivar WK10039 chromosome 7, ASM80110v3, whole genome shotgun sequence genome encodes these proteins:
- the LOC108843227 gene encoding uncharacterized protein LOC108843227, producing the protein MLMGSDKHSARLLKTLKMERVRTILTHTYPYPHEHSRHAVIAVFLGCLFFISSDNMHTLVEKFSLKWWSMYACLLGFFYFFSSPFIGKTIRPNYSNFSRWYIAWILVAALYHLPNFQSMGLDLRMNLSLFLTIYISSIVFLVVFHIIFLALWYVGLVSRVAGRRPEILTILQNCAVLSMACCIFYSHCGNRAILRQKPPGRQYTSWFSFWKREHRHNTWIAKLIRMNELKDQVCSSWFAPVGSASDYPLLSKWFIYGEIACNGSCPDSSSEISPIYSLWATFIGLYIANYVVERSTGWALTHPLSVDKVEKLKKEQMKPNFLDMVPWYSGTSADLFKTVFDLLVSVTVFLGRFDMRMLQAAMTKSCDGTKREELLYDHLANKDKFWFDFMADTGDGGNSSYAVAKLLAQPSLKVSVDGEARPLPRGNVLLIGGDLAYPNPSAFTYEKRLFCPFEYALQPPHWYKNDSIAVDKPELPEGVKDLKDYDGPQCFLIPGNHDWFDGLNTFMRYICHKSWLGGWLMPQKKSYFALQLPKGWWVFGLDLALHGDIDVDQFKFFAELVKEKVKEDDAVIIITHEPSWLLDWYWSSDTGKNVRHLICDVLKYRCKLRMAGDLHHYMRHSSTQSDGPVHVQHLLVNGCGGAFLHPTHVFSKFSKYYGTSYASKAAYPSFHDSSKIALGNILKFRKKNWQFDFIGGIIYFILVFSLFPQCKLAHILRGDSFSGHLESFLGTVWNAFVYVMEQSYVSFTGVMVLLITAIIFVPSKLSRKRRVIIGVLHVAAHLMAALILMLMLELGIEICIQHNLLANSGYHTLYQWYKSVESEHFPDPTGLRARIEQWTFGLYPACIKYLMSAFDVPEVMAVTRTNICKEGMESLSRSGAVIYYASVFLYFWVFSTPVVSLVFGSYLYICINWLHIHFDEAFSSLRIANYKSFTRFHIKENKDIEVFTLAVDKVPKDWKLDKDWDAEPKQSGVMSHKREFPSKWCASSAQQDPVATVKVVDYFLIHRSQNQNGEC; encoded by the exons ATGCTAATGGGCTCTGACAAACATTCGGCTCGTTTGTTGAAAACCCTCAAAATGGAGAGGGTCAGAACGATTCTAACCCATACTTACCCTTACCCGCACGAGCATTCACGCCATGCTGTCATTGCTGTTTTTCTCGGCTGCCTATTCTTTATTTCTTCGGATAACATGCACACCCTCGTAGAAAAGTTTTCGCTCAAGTGGTGGTCCATGTATGCATGCCTGCTCGGGTTCTTCTActtcttttcttctccattTATTGGCAAGACCATCAGACCAAACTACTCCAACTTCAGTCGATG GTACATTGCCTGGATTTTAGTTGCAGCTTTGTATCATCTTCCTAATTTTCAGTCAATGGGTTTGGATTTGAGGATGAATTTATCCTTGTTTTTGACGATTTACATTTCATCAATAGTCTTCCTTGTTGTCTTCCACATCATTTTTCTTGCTCTTTGGTATGTTGGTCTTGTTTCTCGCGTGGCTGGTAGACGCCCAGAGATCTTAACCATTCTTCAAAACTGCGCT GTGCTTAGCATGGCTTGCTGTATCTTTTACAGCCATTGTGGTAATCGAGCTATTCTGAGGCAAAAACCACCTGGAAGACAGTATACTAGCTGGTTTTCGTTCTGGAAAAGAGAACATAGGCACAATACCTGGATTGCAAAATTAATTCGTATGAATGAGCTGAAGGACCAAGTGTGCTCGTCATGGTTTGCTCCAGTTGGGTCTGCAAGTGACTATCCACTCTTATCCAAATGGTTCATTTATGGAGAG ATTGCGTGCAATGGTTCATGTCCTGATTCATCTAGCGAGATTTCTCCCATATACTCGTTGTGGGCCACATTTATTGGTCTTTACATTGCCAATTATGTAGTGGAGAGATCAACAGG GTGGGCTCTAACACATCCTCTGTCGGTAGACAAAGTAGAGAAGCTAAAGAAGGAGCAAATGAAACCAAATTTCTTAGATATGGTTCCTTGGTATTCAGG AACATCGGCTGATTTGTTTAAAACTGTGTTTGACCTCCTCGTATCAGTGACGGTATTTCTTGGCCGCTTTGACATGCGAATGCTGCAG GCTGCAATGACCAAATCTTGTGATGGAACCAAGAGGGAAGAACTTTTATATGACCACCTTGCTAATAAGGACAAGTTTTGGTTTGATTTCATGGCGGATACTGGTGATGGTGGGAACTCATCATATGCTGTAGCGAAACTTCTTGCTCAGCCAAGTCTCAAAGTCTCGGTGGATGGTGAAGCTCGACCGTTACCTCGGGGTAATGTACTGCTTATTGGAGGAGATCTTGC GTACCCCAATCCATCAGCGTTTACATATGAAAAACGTCTCTTTTGTCCTTTTGAGTATGCGCTCCAGCCTCCCCATTGGTACAAAAATGACTCTATTGCTGTTGACAAGCCTGAATTACCTGAGGGAGTGAAAGATCTAAAGGATTATGATGGTCCTCAATGTTTTCTCATCCCTGGAAACCATG ACTGGTTTGACGGACTCAATACATTCATGAGGTATATATGCCATAAGAGTTGGTTAGGCGGCTGGTTAATGCCCCAGAAGAAAAGCTATTTTGCGTTGCAGCTACCTAAGGGATGGTGGgtgttcggtttggatcttgcACTTCATGGTGATATTGATGTTGACCAGTTCAAATTCTTTGCCGAATTGGTGAAGGAGAAG GTTAAGGAGGATGATGCAGTGATCATCATCACGCATGAACCAAGCTGGCTTCTCGATTGGTACTGGAGCAGTGATACAGGGAAGAACGTGAGGCATCTGATATGCGACGTTTTGAAATACAGGTGTAAACTTAGAATGGCAGGGGATTTGCATCATTATATGCGACATTCAAGCACTCAATCAGATGGGCCTGTCCATGTCCAACATCTTCTTGTTAATGGCTGTGGAGGAGCTTTTCTACATCCCACCCATGTGTTCAGCAAATTTTCAAAGTACTATGGGACTTCCTACGCAAGCAAGGCTGCCTACCCTTCTTTTCATGATTCAAGCAAGATTGCTTTGGGGAATATTTTAAAGTTCCGGAAAAAGAACTGGCAATTTGATTTCATTGGTGGCATTATATACTTTATCTTGGTCTTTTCATTGTTCCCTCAG TGTAAGCTAGCCCACATCTTACGAGGTGATTCGTTTTCTGGACACCTGGAGAGTTTCCTAGGCACTGTTTGGAACGCTTTTGTGTATGTGATGGAACAGTCTTACGTGTCGTTTACGGGTGTCATGGTGTTACTGATCACTGCAATCATATTTGTCCCTTCAAAATTATCTCGGAAGAGGAGGGTGATAATAGGAGTTCTACATGTTGCTGCTCACCTGATGGCAGCTCTGATTCTCATGTTGATGTTGGAACTAGGCATTGAAATCTGTATTCAACATAATCTACTTGCAAATTCTG GGTATCATACGTTGTATCAGTGGTACAAATCAGTGGAAAGCGAGCATTTCCCGGACCCTACTGGCCTTCGAGCCCGTATTGAACAGTGGACGTTTGGCCTTTATCCAGCATGTATCAAGTATCTTATGTCAGCTTTTGATGTTCCTGAG GTGATGGCGGTTACCCGGACCAACATATGCAAAGAAGGAATGGAATCTCTGTCTCGAAGCGGAGCTGTTATATATTATGCTTCTGTCTTCCTTTACTTTTGGGTCTTTTCAACACCTGTGGTGTCTTTGGTGTTTGGAAGCTACTTGTATATCTGCATCAACTGGCTCCACATTCACTTTGATGAAGCTTTCTCTTCACTCCGCATTGCCAATTACAAATCTTTCACTCGTTTCCACATTAAAGAGAATAAAGACATTGAAGTATTCACTCTCGCGGTTgacaag GTGCCAAAAGACTGGAAGCTGGACAAAGATTGGGATGCAGAGCCGAAACAGAGTGGGGTGATGAGCCATAAGAGAGAGTTTCCAAGTAAATGGTGTGCGTCATCAGCGCAACAAGACCCTGTTGCTACCGTTAAAGTAGTTGATTATTTCCTTATTCATAGATCACAGAATCAAAACGGAGAATGTTAG
- the LOC108843228 gene encoding uncharacterized protein LOC108843228 isoform X2 produces MSELSITNFWVQIQLKNHPDELWEDGMNDYISHASNILEQFKDVVDWLKENKVKGDNVSPEPTRAEKKQVAEVKNNDVTPALNNSLFASNTQPALFSTNRSSNFSSSQSGSFSSQPGVFSSSPFGLASNSQTGSFSSSQFGLAKSSPPNLFSSSQAGGISNSQPSFSFSNNHNPFSSGVTPVSIPAKRDSPEDEEGEDEEPQPSSPSVKKTEEKGVTVVHEIKCKLYVKSNDPADKGAWKDKGTGNLYIKCKEGVDKGTKESKPTILVRNDVGKLLLNALLYTGIKTSAQKNALVAIFHSSEDSNENVTPRTFLIRTKTAEARDKLATAIQEYAPSS; encoded by the exons ATGTCAGAGCTCTCAATAACCAATTT ttgGGTGCAAATACAGCTGAAGAATCATCCTGATGAACTTTGGGAAGATGGGATGAATGACTACATTAGCCATGCTTCCAACATTCTG GAACAGTTTAAAGATGTCGTCGACTGGCTAAAAGAAAATAAGGTAAAGGGGGATAATGTATCCCCTGAACCTACTAGAGCCGAGAAGAAACAAGTGGCTGAGGTCAAGAATAACGACGTTACACCAGCTTTAAATAACAGCCTCTTTGCTTCAAACACTCAACCTGCGCTCTTCTCGACCAATCGTTCTTCCAATTTTAGCAGTAGTCAGTCTGGTTCGTTTTCAAGCCAGCCTGGAGTTTTCTCCAGTAGTCCATTTGGTTTAGCATCTAATAGCCAAACTGGATCTTTTAGTAGTAGCCAGTTTGGTTTAGCCAAAAGCAGCCCACCTAACTTATTTTCCAGCAGTCAAGCAGGAGGAATCTCCAATAGCCAACCTTCTTTCTCATTTTCTAATAATCATAATCCTTTTTCATCTGGAG TTACTCCAGTGTCCATACCTGCAAAGCGAGATTCtccagaagatgaagaaggtg aagatgaagaacctcAACCGAGCAGTCCATCTGTCAAAAAGACCGAAGAGAAGGGTGTTACTGTGGTTCATGAAATCAAATGCAAACTTTATGTCAAG TCAAATGACCCAGCAGATAAAGGTGCATGGAAAGATAAAGGAACTGGGAATCTCTACATAAAATGCAAAGAAGGCGTCGACAAGGGGACAAAAGAATCTAAACCCACAATTCTTGTCCGAAACGAT GTCGGGAAGCTGCTTCTTAATGCTCTACTGTACACTGGAATCAAGACGAGTGCGCAGAAGAACGCACTTGTTGCAATATTTCACTCCTCG GAGGATTCCAACGAGAATGTAACACCTAGAACCTTTCTGATAAGGACAAAGACAGCAGAGGCTAGGGATAAGTTAGCAACAGCCATCCAAGAATACGCACCTTCTTCATAA
- the LOC108840299 gene encoding uncharacterized protein LOC108840299, which translates to MASITCSSDQRLSTSKRRLKPLTLKDYLLDDLSSCSSNGFKSFPRRQPPSSSSTVRRLLDAEIKRSGLIHHRQNKPRLTRRSRTTCGTAISHAVHKASTAFINAVKLIPFHSAVTSRKGDQKQEGVFSRSFSKRLLSKRFWRKPVGHSRREVTVELGDGEIQWWISAAFFPGEESLDQPSDLVSQISTVPGEAATFSASEAAAIITTDKLISGSDSSSSGSEFFTNSSSSETVQSSSSSVSSTTSSGEAEEVSTGNDAVVESGESLNARDCDGSSVNGNSMCNREESVNEEKEQLSPVSILECPFQDDEDDDEDDAITDHISNQNDTYEKIGRKSRRVNGFVRIEPLDLEKRIEKYVETEEDGYSYQTQETEEDESESRADRLFALVKSRIGETNKILASNVADNLLLDYLQKDNIGPKEEALMVKKVEDWVMDRQDEMFMSWEVREMRQVYLKEMKWGCINEDERECVIEDLVNGFFTFLVDEFIFDLA; encoded by the exons ATGGCGTCGATCACCTGTTCCTCTGATCAACGTCTTTCCACGAGCAAGAGGCGTTTAAAGCCGTTGACGTTAAAAGATTACTTACTCGATGATCTCAGCTCTTGTTCATCCAACGGCTTCAAATCATTCCCTCGTCGACAACCTCCTTCTTCATCATCCACCGTTCGTCGTCTCCTCGACGCTGAGATCAAACGGTCAGGACTGATCCATCATCGTCAAAACAAACCACGTCTCACTAGAAGAAGCCGCACGACTTGCGGAACGGCGATCAGTCACGCCGTTCATAAAGCTTCGACGGCGTTTATCAACGCCGTGAAACTTATACCGTTCCATTCCGCCGTTACCTCACGGAAAGGAGATCAGAAACAAGAAGGCGTTTTCTCTAGAAGCTTCTCTAAACGGCTCTTGAGCAAACGCTTCTGGAGAAAACCGGTAGGTCATTCTCGCCGTGAAGTAACGGTCGAACTCGGAGacggagagattcaatggtggATCTCCGCCGCGTTTTTCCCTGGGGAAGAGAGTTTAGATCAACCGTCCGATCTGGTTTCTCAAATCTCCACCGTCCCCGGAGAGGCAGCTACATTCTCAGCCTCTGAAGCTGCGGCGATCATCACCACAGATAAACTTATCTCCGGTAGTGACTCGTCAAGTTCCGGTAGCGAGTTTTTCACGAACTCGTCGTCGTCGGAGACTGTgcagtcttcttcttcatcggtCTCATCCACTACGTCGAGCGGTGAAGCTGAAGAAGTGTCGACCGGAAACGACGCAGTGGTTGAGAGCGGAGAGAGTTTAAACGCACGTGACTGTGACGGATCATCTGTCAACGGCAACAGCATGTGTAACAGAGAG GAAAGTGTGAATGAAGAAAAGGAACAACTTAGTCCAGTATCAATCCTAGAGTGTCCTTTTCAAGACGATGAAGATGATGACGAAGACGATGCAATCACTGATCATATTTCCAACCAAAATG ATACATACGAAAAAATTGGAAGAAAGAGTAGAAGGGTGAATGGCTTTGTACGTATTGAGCCACTAGACCTGGAGAAACGCATAGAGAAGTATGTAGAGACTGAAGAAGATGGGTACTCATATCAGACGCAAGAAACAGAAGAGGACGAATCAGAAAGCCGAGCAGACCGTTTGTTTGCTCTGGTGAAGTCAAGAATCggtgaaacaaacaaaatattagcTTCTAATGTAGCGGATAATCTATTGTTAGATTATCTACAAAAAGATAATATTGGACCAAAAGAAGAGGCGTTAATGGTGAAGAAAGTAGAAGATTGGGTGATGGATAGACAAGATGAGATGTTCATGAGTTGGGAAGTTAGAGAGATGAGACAAGTTTATTTGAAGGAAATGAAATGGGGTTGCATTAATGAAGACGAGAGAGAGTGTGTGATTGAAGATTTGGTGAATGGATTCTTCACTTTCTTGGTGGATGAATTCATCTTTGACTTAGCTTGA
- the LOC108843228 gene encoding uncharacterized protein LOC108843228 isoform X1 — protein sequence MRGLKRAAVSESFPEANESPFKNAKPVQGTLFGTQQSSASLDKQRAELARKHVRALNNQFVSWVQIQLKNHPDELWEDGMNDYISHASNILEQFKDVVDWLKENKVKGDNVSPEPTRAEKKQVAEVKNNDVTPALNNSLFASNTQPALFSTNRSSNFSSSQSGSFSSQPGVFSSSPFGLASNSQTGSFSSSQFGLAKSSPPNLFSSSQAGGISNSQPSFSFSNNHNPFSSGVTPVSIPAKRDSPEDEEGEDEEPQPSSPSVKKTEEKGVTVVHEIKCKLYVKSNDPADKGAWKDKGTGNLYIKCKEGVDKGTKESKPTILVRNDVGKLLLNALLYTGIKTSAQKNALVAIFHSSEDSNENVTPRTFLIRTKTAEARDKLATAIQEYAPSS from the exons ATGAGGGGACTCAAACGCGCCGCTGTTTCCGAATCGTTTCCCGAAGCCAATGAATCTCcc TTTAAGAATGCAAAACCAGTGCAAGGAACCTTGTTTGGTACTCAGCAGAGTTCGGCATCATTGGATAAACAGAGGGCTGAGCTAGCTAGGAAGCATGTCAGAGCTCTCAATAACCAATTTGTAAG ttgGGTGCAAATACAGCTGAAGAATCATCCTGATGAACTTTGGGAAGATGGGATGAATGACTACATTAGCCATGCTTCCAACATTCTG GAACAGTTTAAAGATGTCGTCGACTGGCTAAAAGAAAATAAGGTAAAGGGGGATAATGTATCCCCTGAACCTACTAGAGCCGAGAAGAAACAAGTGGCTGAGGTCAAGAATAACGACGTTACACCAGCTTTAAATAACAGCCTCTTTGCTTCAAACACTCAACCTGCGCTCTTCTCGACCAATCGTTCTTCCAATTTTAGCAGTAGTCAGTCTGGTTCGTTTTCAAGCCAGCCTGGAGTTTTCTCCAGTAGTCCATTTGGTTTAGCATCTAATAGCCAAACTGGATCTTTTAGTAGTAGCCAGTTTGGTTTAGCCAAAAGCAGCCCACCTAACTTATTTTCCAGCAGTCAAGCAGGAGGAATCTCCAATAGCCAACCTTCTTTCTCATTTTCTAATAATCATAATCCTTTTTCATCTGGAG TTACTCCAGTGTCCATACCTGCAAAGCGAGATTCtccagaagatgaagaaggtg aagatgaagaacctcAACCGAGCAGTCCATCTGTCAAAAAGACCGAAGAGAAGGGTGTTACTGTGGTTCATGAAATCAAATGCAAACTTTATGTCAAG TCAAATGACCCAGCAGATAAAGGTGCATGGAAAGATAAAGGAACTGGGAATCTCTACATAAAATGCAAAGAAGGCGTCGACAAGGGGACAAAAGAATCTAAACCCACAATTCTTGTCCGAAACGAT GTCGGGAAGCTGCTTCTTAATGCTCTACTGTACACTGGAATCAAGACGAGTGCGCAGAAGAACGCACTTGTTGCAATATTTCACTCCTCG GAGGATTCCAACGAGAATGTAACACCTAGAACCTTTCTGATAAGGACAAAGACAGCAGAGGCTAGGGATAAGTTAGCAACAGCCATCCAAGAATACGCACCTTCTTCATAA